The following proteins come from a genomic window of bacterium:
- a CDS encoding acetyl-CoA acetyltransferase, whose amino-acid sequence MYKRVAIVGVGSTGFRPTTPDVSYRELTHEAAVRAYMDANIEPKDIDGFVSTSEDFLEGYSISDEYCNDQLGAILKPISTVPGDFIQSLGQAVMMVRSGVCRIVAVQCMSKVSNVLTLSHVVGFAMDPNYNRPLAMHPDFIAGMEMNRYLFETGSSLEQCAAVVVKNKRNALLNPLAGHGASVTVEDVLNSEWVSYPLRRLDVAPPADGAVVMVVAAEDVARSLNEMPIWIRGIGWCSDTPTLESRDWGSAVYTRLAAERAYKMAGIRSPRSEIDFVEISDEYSYKELQHLEELKLCGPGEAGYLTESGATEIDGELPVNASGGCLGVGHLFDANGGQKVLEVVLQLRGEKGKAQIPDARVGLAQSWRGVPTTTGAVVILSNE is encoded by the coding sequence GGGTCGCGATCGTTGGGGTTGGCAGTACGGGTTTTAGACCCACCACACCTGATGTCTCGTATCGAGAGCTGACACACGAGGCAGCGGTTAGGGCATACATGGATGCCAACATCGAGCCGAAAGACATTGATGGCTTTGTATCTACATCTGAGGATTTCTTGGAAGGATACAGCATCTCAGATGAATACTGCAACGACCAGTTGGGAGCGATTCTGAAGCCAATAAGTACTGTCCCGGGGGATTTCATCCAGTCCCTGGGTCAAGCTGTCATGATGGTTCGCTCCGGCGTCTGCAGGATAGTGGCGGTCCAGTGCATGAGCAAGGTCTCAAATGTACTTACCTTGTCACATGTTGTTGGATTCGCAATGGATCCTAACTATAACCGCCCCCTGGCAATGCATCCTGATTTTATTGCAGGTATGGAGATGAACCGTTACCTCTTCGAGACCGGCTCCAGCCTAGAGCAGTGTGCGGCGGTGGTGGTAAAAAATAAGAGGAATGCGCTTTTGAACCCGCTTGCTGGACATGGGGCATCGGTCACGGTTGAAGATGTTCTGAATTCCGAGTGGGTCTCCTATCCTCTCCGTCGTCTAGATGTGGCCCCACCTGCCGACGGGGCAGTGGTGATGGTCGTGGCAGCCGAGGATGTGGCCAGGTCTCTGAACGAAATGCCCATCTGGATCCGGGGGATAGGGTGGTGCTCCGACACCCCGACGCTGGAGAGTAGGGACTGGGGCTCAGCAGTTTACACTCGCCTAGCAGCAGAGAGGGCATACAAGATGGCAGGTATCAGGAGCCCGCGCTCTGAAATTGATTTCGTGGAGATCAGTGACGAATACTCTTACAAAGAGCTTCAGCACCTGGAGGAACTCAAACTATGCGGCCCTGGCGAGGCCGGCTATCTCACAGAATCAGGGGCTACTGAGATTGATGGGGAGTTGCCGGTAAATGCTTCTGGTGGCTGTCTGGGGGTGGGTCACCTCTTTGATGCCAACGGTGGACAGAAGGTCCTCGAGGTAGTCCTTCAGCTGAGGGGTGAAAAAGGCAAGGCTCAGATCCCGGATGCGCGGGTGGGGCTAGCCCAGAGCTGGAGGGGCGTTCCTACTACAACCGGGGCCGTAGTTATCCTGTCGAACGAGTAG
- a CDS encoding thiolase domain-containing protein produces the protein MGFRRVAIVGAGITKFVRRAQETPKELAYEAVKMALDSCEMTIKDIDCVALGTAPDAFDGVHMKGEYLIDGAGGFRKPYMRHYVGGGTGVFSPIHGWYHVASGMFDTCLVVAEEKMSTCHPHPAGAFLTIFDHTTEQPIYPTLIWIFAMEMHRYMHTYGITKEEIALVSVKNKKNAMDHPSAQLGEEITVQDVLNSEVMAYPVNRLDISPTSDGAAAIILAAEHVANRITDKPVWIDGIGYSLDTAYWCTRDLCYPDYVEKAARMAYDMAGIREPSKEIHVAEPYDPFSYKELHHMEGLLLCKRGEAAKLTADGVTQRTGNLPICPSGGALGVGNPIAATGLMKIIEIFLQLRGEAGKRQVPGNPTCGLAQAWGDLMQVGTVVVMRR, from the coding sequence ATGGGATTCAGAAGAGTCGCCATTGTTGGAGCTGGGATTACAAAGTTTGTTCGCCGGGCCCAGGAGACACCTAAGGAGTTGGCGTACGAGGCTGTGAAGATGGCCCTGGACTCTTGTGAGATGACCATAAAGGACATAGATTGTGTGGCTTTGGGGACTGCTCCGGATGCGTTCGACGGAGTACATATGAAAGGCGAATACCTTATAGATGGTGCAGGCGGTTTTCGAAAGCCTTATATGCGTCATTATGTGGGGGGGGGAACCGGGGTCTTCTCGCCCATCCATGGGTGGTACCATGTGGCCTCAGGGATGTTTGACACATGCCTGGTTGTGGCAGAAGAGAAGATGTCCACATGCCATCCGCATCCTGCTGGGGCCTTTCTTACCATATTTGACCACACTACAGAACAGCCAATATATCCAACGCTGATCTGGATATTCGCAATGGAAATGCACCGTTATATGCATACCTACGGGATTACGAAGGAGGAAATCGCCCTGGTTTCAGTGAAAAACAAGAAAAACGCCATGGACCACCCCTCTGCCCAATTGGGAGAGGAGATAACTGTGCAGGATGTGCTCAACTCGGAGGTGATGGCATATCCAGTGAACCGGCTGGATATAAGCCCCACATCAGACGGGGCAGCTGCCATCATCTTGGCCGCAGAGCACGTAGCCAACAGAATAACGGACAAGCCGGTCTGGATAGACGGGATCGGGTACAGCCTTGACACTGCCTACTGGTGCACGAGGGACCTCTGCTATCCCGACTATGTGGAGAAGGCAGCCAGGATGGCTTACGACATGGCTGGGATCAGGGAGCCCAGCAAGGAGATCCACGTGGCAGAGCCTTATGACCCTTTCAGCTACAAGGAACTGCACCACATGGAGGGACTCTTGCTCTGCAAGCGAGGCGAGGCGGCAAAGCTTACTGCAGACGGGGTCACTCAGAGGACAGGAAATCTGCCCATCTGCCCCTCTGGCGGGGCCCTGGGGGTAGGCAATCCCATTGCGGCCACCGGGTTGATGAAGATCATTGAGATCTTCTTACAACTCAGGGGAGAGGCGGGAAAGAGACAGGTCCCCGGCAACCCCACCTGCGGGCTGGCTCAGGCTTGGGGAGATTTGATGCAGGTTGGCACCGTTGTAGTCATGAGAAGATAA